DNA from Clarias gariepinus isolate MV-2021 ecotype Netherlands chromosome 8, CGAR_prim_01v2, whole genome shotgun sequence:
CTGGCCAGAAGGTgagcaaatgaaaaataataataataataataataataataataataataataatgattgtgATGATGTTGCTCATATTGTTTAACAGTAGGGCAGTAATAAGGAAATCTATAATGACAGATTTATTACTGCACTATACAGGTTATATAACGGCACATTTGGAGcaggagtaaaataaaaaagtgtttaaggattaaaaaaaaaaaaaaaaaaaaaggtaaaatatgtGACCTTTAATATTCCCCAAAAATCATGAGTTTGAACTTAATGgttaatttttgactcacaTATTCCATATCCTTATTAGTAACCATGGGAATAATTTAAATGACTATTAAACCGACTTTGTCTTCGTTTATTAGAAAGTTTTGGTCATTAAGTGGTTTTAAGGATGTGTGCTTTGTCCATTTGCAGGTAGTTTCTAGCAGGTCGCTGGTCGAGAGACACCCGCTTCACCGATCTCCAGCACACACCAGCTTCTCCTCAGACGACCAGCAGCTGCACGAAGATCAGGACAAGAACGAGGATGGAAGGCGGAGACCTCACAACAGAGATGTTCCTTCACCTCCTGCTCACACAGTGAGAATCTGTAAAAACCTGTATTGAAATACACTGTATAGATACACACCAACGCACCTCTCTTGGCTTGAAAATaactcactgttttttttttgtttttttttatcctgagcGTGTTTCCGATCATGTGAGTAATGAATTTTCTGCTGAAGTGGAGTTGTGGTGAaatgtagttttatttattcttcatctGCATTCAGCACATCCTCAGCAGTGCAGCGGATTCTCCGTCATGTTGCTCCATACACAAAGCTGGGAATCAAGCGCACATCTCAACAAAGCAGCTTCTGTGTTTTGATTAAGAATTCTTTACATTAGTCAAAACACGGCCGATGTGCGTCAACTTCAAATATTCACGTAAAAAGTTTGTCTCGAAACAAACTCGGAGACTGAATGAAACGAGTGGAGGAGATTATAAATTAACTCTGAGAGTGACTTGTAAAAGATAACTCAGAGATTATTTAAAGCTGCCACTCAGAGATGATTCTAATAGACGACTCAGAGCTGATTTGTAAAAATTAGTTAAAAAGATGATTCTGAAATGTTCTGGGTTTGAAAAGACGACTCAAAGGACTGACTCAAAAAGTCATCTCGGACACCTGACGACTCGAAAAGTAGACTCTGACTCTGAAGGGCTGACTTTGAAAAGACGATTCGAAGGGCTGACTCGAAAAGACGATTCGAAGGGCTGACTCGAAAAGACGATTCGAAGGGCTGACTCGAAAAGACGATTCGAAGGGCTGACTCGAGAAGACGACTCGAAGGGCTGACTCGAAAGGACGATTCGAAGGGCTGACTCGAAAAGACGATTAGAGGGGCTGATTCGAAAAGACGACTCGAAGGGCTGACTCGAAAAGACAACTCAGGACTGACAGCTAGAAAAGACGACTCCTTGACAACTCAAAAAGATGACTCGAAAAGACTACTTGGAGAGCTGACAGCTCGGAAAGACGACTCGGAGGGCTGACGATTCGAAAATACGACTCGGAGGACTGACGGCTTGAAAAGATGCCTTGAAGGACTGACTCAAAAGGACAACTCGGAGACCTGACACAAAAGGACAACTCGGAGACCTGACTCAAAAAGACGACTCGGAGACCTGACTCAAAAAGACGTCTCGGAGACCTGACTCAAAAAGACGACTCGGAGACCTGACTCAAAAAGACGACTCGGAGACCTGACTCGAGGAGAGGCGACTCGGAACAGACGATTTGGAGACTTTAACAGTGAAATAAAAACACGACTCTGAGATTAgatagaaagaataaaagagaTGACAAAGACAAATCTCAAAAAGGCAACACTGCCTTTGAGTCACTTGGAGAACAGAAATACTTCTAGTAAAAGTGAtctaattaataatgaatatgaTGAAATAATACCACTGTACAAGTAAAGTCACACACTCCCGCTTGTACTCCTATAGGAGTGTGTGTCGGAGAGCAGGCTGAGGGCGGTGGAGACGAGTcttcagcagtgtgtgtgcaggctgGAGCAGCAGTTGAGCTCTCTGGACCTGAGAGTGCAGGCGCTGGAGAAGAGCACAGCTGGAACGATCTGTATAGAGCGCAGCGTGTGGGAGGAGCTGGAGAACCGGGTGCTGCTGCTGGAGACGGGGCTGACCTTATCTCAGGCACACagattgttaatttatttaccgTTTAAGAGCAGTGAGCTTGATTAGCGTTGTTTTAACAAGGGATGCATGTGACTCTGGCTCATTAAAGCTGTGTTACTAAGAGGTGTGTGAAATGGGTTTCTCTCAATTTTTGCAGGATCCAATGAGCGGAGTTAGGAGTGTGGAGATGAGCCATCACCCTGATGAGACCGGTGAGGAGTAGGGGCTCATTCTCTCTCGGCACTGGGAGAACTCGGATCCCATTTATATTAACACACATTATTtctgctaaatgtattattaaatattcGTATTTTTGCGTCCTTGTTCTTTTATGTGGGTTAAAGAGCTGGTAAGTCGTTCGACTGTGGCACACCAGACCTCACCAGGCAACCGATTATCATCGTCCTCAGAGGTGAATTTCATCTGTCTATCCATCGATTTGTTAATCTGTCCACTTGTGTAGCCATCCTTACCTCAATTCATCCATTAATTAGTCCATCCATCTCTCCGTACAGCCATCCATCAATCTGTTTATCCCACAATTCATAAATTCAATAGGCAATACATCTAATCATCTATCCAGTAATCTGTGTATGCACCCAACCTTTAACCCATTTATCtacctatccatccatccatacatacattaatctgtacattttcattttcatttaatttcatttattaatttattttcccatTTTGTTCCCCCATCCATTAACCCATTTCTTAATCTGTTTATCAactcatccattcatccaatAAACGGTCTATTTGTCTTCATATACTGGATATTCATTGACCTGTCCATGTATCCATTCATTTGCTTATCCATCCTTTAGTCTCTCTGTCCAGAAAtccatttcattcattcattaatccaCCCATTCCTCCATCCATCATCCAATCATCCATAACATTTTCTGTCTAATAATTAATTTGCTTGTTAATCTATCCGGCCATAATCTATCTGTCTAGTAATCCATTATTCATTAATCAGTCCATCTATCATttttctatccatccatccattcatctatggATTATTATTCAGTCCATTCATCCCTCCATTAAGTtgtttatgaatttgtttatcCACCCAATTCATCCCTTAAATACAGTAATCGGTTTCTCTCTTAATATCTCCATTTGTATGTTCATCTGTCCATCATAAaacatttatccatccatcattaAATCCATCCATTAAGTAATTAATTCTTCTAGCAAACAAAGTATACACACAAGTGTTTGTCTTTCCAGACTCCTGCAGTGTTGGTATAGTCCAGTAAAAGAAATCTTCCCCATTCGTTAAGTGCCAGTGTTCTGAATTTGTTTAATAATGAGCGTTGATTTTAAGAGGTATAGTAGATTATTAGATTAGTGTGTAATGTATATCTACTACATCATGACCCCTGctaatattttatgatttttgcaTGACAGTATGTTATAATCTGGCGTCCTGAAGTGGTTGAAACTACAGTTTGTGTAGGGTGTTCATGTGTAGAGGAAGCTCATTGTGTAGTATTCTAATCTGTTGTCATTAGAGACGACTGAAtttgttcttttcttctttctttaggAGAATATTAAAGAGCGGCTGGAGAGAATAGCCAGTATGTAAgtgttgtatttttaaaaataagtgcaAAATGAAGcaataattcaaataattatatatgcaATACATGAAGCAAACTTCttatttacaaacatttaaGTATTATCTGTGCGCCTGCCACTAGGTTTCGCTGTAGCTATGCTATTTGTTGGTAATCTAATTCTTCATGTCCAAAGCTGAATGGTATTTGGACTTGGACTGAACCCTGAAcatgtattttctttctttgtaatATTTGACAATGATTAATAACCAAAGGCAAGGCTCCAACTATTGACACTTTGACCTCCAAAATACTCTGTGCATGCTGAATAACGGGTGATGAATCTTTCTTAATCATCGTTGTAAGAATAGTTATAACTCtttcataaaaataacaaaccaacaaaacagTTTGCATCATCAAAGCTCAAAAAAACCTTGTATATGGCCGGTGTTCAAttcaaacagggacttttgattgtgcagaataatcaaatcaaaagtcctggtttgacttgaacacctttcatagtatttttaactgttttaaaactgttttaactgtttttttttttttacgatgccttgcataagtattcaccccttCGTCATTTCCTCATGTTAAAACCTGGAGCTGAATTGAATTGACCCGAGTCCCTTTAAAGTTTCACATGCGTCTATGTGATTAAGTCAGATCCTGATGGGGGGGGGATACTTATGCAgcgtactgtatatttcttttcAGTCATCTAAGTGAACAGattatttttaatgcttatttactgtatatacatctcTTGTATTCCTGTATTTGTGCTTTGCAGGATGAAGGACACATCCAGCCTTTTAAAGAATATCGAGCCGACAATATGAGTTTATATGACTGAGATGatcatgtgatgtgtgtgtgtcacatcaAAGTGAATGTAGAGGTTAAAATCCTCAccgctgtatttatttatactctTTAGTAGACAGGATGTAGTTATGATTTAAGCTGCTTCGTAGTGAATTTTCATTATGATTATGGTTATACTTTTAAGCTCGAGTGCTTGAAATGCATTTCTCCGTTTCGGCTGAGGTTAATTATCGTTGAAGTGCCTTATCCAGTAGATGTCCCTGTAACGCTGTACCTCATATTATCATGCCTTTTCTGCCCCCTGTGGGCCGTGATGTGTATTAGCACAATGTTCTTCAGCGCAGAGGTAAAACATGATGTGTTCCTTTTGTATGCCTGTATGCCTTTATATCCAGTAAAAACCACAGAAGTTTGTAAAAGCCTGTGTGAGTGTTTATGTTGAGCGATTGTACAGATGTGAGCAGGGAACTCTGCAGCAAAATCACCCCGAGGTATCTCATACAATCCAGCCTGTTGATCAGATTCAAAGCCTATTATTAAGCATTATAATGCACATGGTTTAAAGCAAAGCAGTCTCTTTGTATGGTACTTTACATTTAGCTGCCTTGCTTTACAATCTTCATAGATGCATATTAAGGCAAATAAGACAAGTCTAAACAGTTTATTGTAGagttgaaaaagaaaatgtcctTTGccttaaataatacaaatacagGAAGAGACATGTAGATGTTGTTCTCTCTCGGGCAGGTGTCACAAACacacttattttttctttttttttctttttttttttatgaaagcttGAGTATGCATGGTgtcaaaacttttttaaattagttaaatGATCAGGTGATGAACTGATCTCTGAAAGCATGAAGGTAAAGTTGTAGTTGTAATTTCAACattttaagtacattttaagataataaaaaactgACAAGAAcaaaaagtatgaaaaaaattaaatgaaaagcaaaaggactgctgtgcaaaagtttagAAAGTAAGAGATTTACctattaatgtaataatgtgATGCAAATTGCAATGCTTTAGAAAATCATCTGACTTCTCAAATAATCCTTGCAGGTCTgtatagtaaaatatatatatatatatatatatatatatatatatatataatgtgtgtgtgtgtgtgtatatatatatatataatacagcaaggaaaaaaaggtaaagCAGAACGtcatggtactgtatgtatggtATGTTGGAGGACAAATAAAGCACAAAATTGTCAAACTGCAAGTCATacttgagcctccaataacaataATGGACTGCATATTAGTTTAAACACATCCTCctgctgttatactgaacttagAGCTTCCAAACACCCAGTAGGattgcagatcaatccctgctatgtGATATCACCCAAATAGGTTGTGATGGATTTCCTGTTGAAtt
Protein-coding regions in this window:
- the cep44 gene encoding centrosomal protein of 44 kDa isoform X1, producing MATGDVKGSLRKLQASLRAVKYPRDVDYQGLAKGDPSCCLPIVSYTFTSFSPAVAEHLVEFGVELTGKNDMSFMESVYKVLRDLFSYKPLLTRQQFLQSGFAERKIALLCDIIGFILDKHKQLTKGTKPIGQLRMRQLSRSKSVECSPPRETQRTPGQKVVSSRSLVERHPLHRSPAHTSFSSDDQQLHEDQDKNEDGRRRPHNRDVPSPPAHTECVSESRLRAVETSLQQCVCRLEQQLSSLDLRVQALEKSTAGTICIERSVWEELENRVLLLETGLTLSQDPMSGVRSVEMSHHPDETELVSRSTVAHQTSPGNRLSSSSEENIKERLERIASMMKDTSSLLKNIEPTI
- the cep44 gene encoding centrosomal protein of 44 kDa isoform X2, which codes for MATGDVKGSLRKLQASLRAVKYPRDVDYQGLAKGDPSCCLPIVSYTFTSFSPAVAEHLVEFGVELTGKNDMSFMESVYKVLRDLFSYKPLLTRQQFLQSGFAERKIALLCDIIGFILDKHKQLTKGTKPIGQLRMRQLSRSKSVECSPPRETQRTPGQKVVSSRSLVERHPLHRSPAHTSFSSDDQQLHEDQDKNEDGRRRPHNRDVPSPPAHTECVSESRLRAVETSLQQCVCRLEQQLSSLDLRVQALEKSTAGTICIERSVWEELENRVLLLETGLTLSQDPMSGVRSVEMSHHPDETELVSRSTVAHQTSPGNRLSSSSEENIKERLERIAR